Proteins from a single region of Labedella gwakjiensis:
- a CDS encoding amino acid permease, producing the protein MAAADKLSVSGVTYSHAEDGYFEKRRLKRTAGFWGIWGIGIAAVISGDFSGWNGGLAVAGWGGLVLAFGLVIVMFLLMINSIAEMAAAMPHTGGAYSFARAAMGPWGGFVTGFAETIEYVMTTAVVTYFSAQYADQILDTLVGVSLQEQSMMWVWWLILYVLFVGLNSIGANTSFRFAIIVAIISLGILAVFAVLSVTSGAFDVAKLFDQPVQEGGSAFLPFGFWAVIAAMPFAMWFFLGIEELPLVAEEAHDPEKDIPRASLWGFATLIVTGGTVLLLNPGVVGAEATAGSLEPLLDGFRSVIPDDLAAVLSAFALIGLLASLQGIMFAYGRNVYSLSRAGYYPKFLSLTGRRQTPYVALAAGAVVGFFSLFIAEYGGATAGSIVLNIAVWGAVIAYMLQMVSYVILRRKFPNARRPFRSVFGIPGAIIAGVLAFVIWMGENLNPAYTPAIVAAIIVYVIALVLFAVFGRRNLVLSPEEEYAMSGGLHGDPETDGYGGSVEDEILGRR; encoded by the coding sequence ATGGCCGCAGCAGACAAGCTGAGCGTCTCAGGAGTCACCTACAGTCACGCGGAAGACGGATACTTCGAGAAGCGCCGCCTCAAGCGCACGGCCGGCTTCTGGGGGATCTGGGGAATCGGGATCGCCGCGGTGATCTCCGGAGACTTCTCGGGCTGGAACGGGGGACTCGCGGTAGCCGGCTGGGGCGGTCTCGTGCTCGCCTTCGGTCTCGTGATCGTCATGTTCCTCCTGATGATCAACAGCATCGCGGAGATGGCCGCAGCCATGCCGCACACAGGTGGCGCCTACTCGTTCGCTCGGGCGGCGATGGGTCCGTGGGGCGGTTTCGTCACGGGCTTCGCCGAGACGATCGAGTACGTCATGACGACGGCCGTCGTCACCTACTTCTCCGCGCAGTACGCCGACCAGATCCTCGACACGCTCGTGGGCGTGAGCCTGCAGGAGCAGAGCATGATGTGGGTCTGGTGGCTCATCCTCTACGTCCTGTTCGTGGGCCTCAACTCGATCGGGGCCAACACATCGTTCCGCTTCGCGATCATCGTGGCCATCATCTCGCTCGGCATCCTCGCCGTCTTCGCGGTCCTCTCGGTCACGTCCGGCGCGTTCGACGTCGCGAAGCTCTTCGACCAGCCGGTCCAGGAGGGTGGATCCGCGTTCCTGCCCTTCGGGTTCTGGGCGGTCATCGCCGCGATGCCGTTCGCGATGTGGTTCTTCCTCGGCATCGAGGAGCTGCCGCTCGTCGCCGAGGAGGCGCACGACCCCGAGAAGGACATCCCGCGGGCGAGCCTGTGGGGCTTCGCGACCCTCATCGTCACGGGCGGCACCGTGCTGCTCCTGAATCCCGGCGTCGTCGGCGCCGAGGCCACGGCCGGCTCCCTCGAGCCGCTGCTCGACGGGTTCCGTTCCGTCATCCCCGACGACCTCGCCGCGGTCCTCTCCGCGTTCGCCCTCATCGGACTGCTCGCCTCGCTGCAGGGCATCATGTTCGCGTACGGACGCAACGTGTACTCCCTGTCCCGCGCCGGTTACTACCCCAAGTTCCTCTCCCTGACGGGTCGGCGACAGACGCCGTACGTCGCGCTCGCCGCGGGAGCCGTCGTCGGCTTCTTCTCCCTCTTCATCGCCGAGTACGGCGGAGCGACGGCGGGAAGCATCGTCCTCAACATCGCCGTGTGGGGTGCCGTGATCGCCTACATGCTCCAGATGGTGTCGTACGTCATCCTGCGTCGGAAGTTCCCGAACGCTCGCCGGCCGTTCCGCAGCGTGTTCGGCATCCCTGGCGCGATCATCGCCGGCGTCCTCGCCTTCGTCATCTGGATGGGCGAGAACCTCAACCCGGCGTACACCCCGGCGATCGTGGCCGCGATCATCGTGTACGTGATCGCGCTCGTGCTCTTCGCCGTCTTCGGCCGCCGGAACCTCGTCCTCTCTCCCGAAGAGGAATACGCGATGAGCGGGGGTCTCCACGGCGACCCCGAGACGGACGGCTACGGCGGGTCCGTGGAGGACGAGATCCTCGGGCGGCGCTGA
- the secA gene encoding preprotein translocase subunit SecA, giving the protein MASVLEKVLRVGEGRILRRLQSISKTVNSLEDDFTGLSDEELRGETEQLRERYEKGESLDDLLPEAFAAVREAAKRTLGMRPFDVQIMGGAALHLGNIAEMRTGEGKTLVATLPAYLNAIAGKGVHIVTVNDFLASYQSELMGRVFRALGMTTGVIVSGQTPPQRREQYAADITYGTNNEFGFDYLRDNMAWQSKDMVQRGHFFAIVDEVDSILIDEARTPLIISGPASGEANRWFTEFAKIAVRLVEGVDYEVDEKKRTVGVLEAGIEKIEDHLGIDNLYESANTPLISFLNNAIKAKALFKRDKDYVVMNGEVMIVDEHTGRILVGRRYNEGVHQAIEAKEGVTVKAENQTLATVTLQNYFRLYDKLSGMTGTAETEAAEFMSTYKLGVVPIPTNKPMQRKDQSDLVYKNEESKFAQVVEDIVERHENGQPVLVGTTSVEKSEYLSRLLAKKGIRHEVLNAKNHAREAAIVAQAGRLGGVTVATNMAGRGTDIMLGGNAEFLAVQEMSQKGLSPSETPDEYEAAWDEVFDRVKAEVEEEAEKVREAGGLYVLGTERHESRRIDNQLRGRSGRQGDPGESRFYLSLTDDLMRLFNSGAAESIMSRGVPDDVAIESKVVSRAIRSAQGQVESRNAEIRKNVLKYDDVLNRQREAIYADRRHILEGDDLHERTQKFLEGVIDEVLDQHLAEGSSDDWDLDALWVELKTLYPIGLTIDEVVQESSTRGRLNRDFLRREILSDAKLAYERREEQLGSPAMRELERRVVLQVIDRRWRDHLYEMDYLKDGIGLRAMAQRDPLVEYQREGYAMFQQMMGQIREESVGYLFNLEVEVKSADEVSASISAKGLARPEGEEEKLSYSAAGEDGDVEVRNQRGQIEKSATNRARQAAAKAAAGPAAAAEPAQAPSGGRAPQKRPSGSGAQKTQPASRGAFGQSSDGAGSAPGANRAQRRANDRKGK; this is encoded by the coding sequence GTGGCCTCAGTACTAGAGAAGGTCCTCAGGGTCGGCGAAGGCCGCATCCTGCGCCGACTGCAGAGCATCTCGAAGACCGTCAACTCGCTCGAGGACGACTTCACGGGTCTCAGCGACGAGGAGCTGCGTGGTGAGACCGAGCAGCTCAGGGAGCGCTACGAGAAGGGCGAGTCCCTCGACGATCTCCTGCCAGAGGCCTTCGCCGCCGTTCGGGAGGCCGCGAAGCGCACGCTCGGCATGCGCCCGTTCGACGTGCAGATCATGGGCGGGGCGGCCCTGCATCTCGGCAACATCGCCGAGATGCGCACCGGTGAGGGCAAGACCCTCGTCGCGACGCTGCCCGCCTACCTCAACGCCATCGCCGGCAAGGGCGTGCACATCGTCACGGTCAACGACTTCCTCGCGTCGTATCAGTCCGAGCTCATGGGTCGTGTGTTCCGAGCGCTCGGCATGACGACGGGGGTCATCGTCTCCGGCCAGACGCCGCCGCAGCGCCGCGAGCAGTACGCGGCCGACATCACCTACGGCACGAACAACGAGTTCGGCTTCGACTACCTCCGAGACAACATGGCGTGGCAGTCGAAGGACATGGTCCAGCGCGGCCACTTCTTCGCGATCGTGGACGAGGTCGACTCGATCCTCATCGACGAGGCGCGGACGCCGCTCATCATCTCGGGCCCGGCGTCGGGCGAGGCGAACCGGTGGTTCACCGAGTTCGCGAAGATCGCCGTGCGTCTCGTCGAGGGCGTCGACTACGAGGTGGACGAGAAGAAGCGCACCGTCGGAGTGCTCGAGGCGGGCATCGAGAAGATCGAGGACCACCTCGGCATCGACAACCTGTACGAGTCGGCGAACACGCCGCTCATCTCGTTCCTCAACAACGCGATCAAGGCCAAGGCCCTGTTCAAGCGCGACAAGGACTACGTCGTCATGAACGGCGAGGTCATGATCGTCGACGAGCACACCGGCCGCATCCTCGTGGGCCGCCGCTACAACGAGGGTGTGCACCAGGCCATCGAGGCCAAGGAGGGCGTCACCGTCAAGGCGGAGAACCAGACCCTCGCCACCGTGACGCTCCAGAACTACTTCCGCCTCTACGACAAGCTCTCGGGCATGACGGGTACCGCTGAGACCGAGGCGGCCGAGTTCATGTCGACGTACAAGCTCGGTGTCGTGCCCATCCCGACGAACAAGCCCATGCAGCGCAAGGACCAGTCGGACCTCGTCTACAAGAACGAGGAGTCGAAGTTCGCGCAGGTCGTCGAGGACATCGTCGAGCGTCACGAGAACGGTCAGCCGGTCCTCGTCGGAACGACGAGCGTCGAGAAGAGCGAGTACCTGTCCCGGTTGCTCGCCAAGAAGGGCATCCGCCACGAGGTCCTCAACGCGAAGAACCACGCGCGTGAGGCGGCCATCGTGGCTCAGGCCGGCCGCCTCGGCGGAGTGACCGTCGCCACGAACATGGCCGGTCGTGGAACCGACATCATGCTCGGTGGAAACGCCGAGTTCCTCGCCGTCCAGGAGATGAGCCAGAAGGGCCTCTCGCCGTCCGAGACGCCCGACGAGTACGAGGCCGCATGGGACGAGGTCTTCGATCGTGTCAAGGCCGAGGTCGAGGAAGAGGCCGAGAAGGTCCGCGAGGCCGGCGGGCTCTACGTCCTCGGCACGGAGCGCCACGAGTCGCGCCGCATCGACAACCAGCTGCGCGGTCGTTCCGGCCGACAGGGCGACCCGGGGGAGAGCCGCTTCTACCTCTCCCTCACCGACGACCTCATGCGCCTGTTCAACTCGGGCGCCGCCGAAAGCATCATGAGCCGTGGGGTCCCCGACGACGTCGCCATCGAGTCGAAGGTCGTGAGCCGCGCCATCCGGTCGGCTCAGGGCCAGGTCGAGTCGCGTAACGCGGAGATCCGGAAGAACGTCCTGAAGTACGACGACGTCCTCAACCGCCAGCGTGAGGCGATCTATGCCGACCGCCGACACATCCTCGAGGGTGACGACCTCCACGAGCGCACGCAGAAGTTCTTGGAGGGCGTCATCGACGAGGTGCTCGATCAGCACCTCGCCGAGGGCTCGAGCGACGACTGGGACCTCGACGCCCTGTGGGTCGAGCTCAAGACGCTGTACCCCATCGGGCTCACGATCGACGAGGTCGTCCAGGAGTCGTCGACCCGCGGTCGCCTCAACCGCGACTTCCTCCGTCGCGAGATCCTCTCCGATGCGAAGCTCGCATACGAGCGCCGCGAGGAGCAGCTCGGCTCGCCAGCGATGCGCGAGCTCGAGCGTCGTGTCGTGCTGCAGGTCATCGATCGCCGCTGGCGCGACCACCTGTACGAGATGGACTACCTCAAGGACGGCATCGGGCTGCGCGCGATGGCTCAGCGCGACCCCCTCGTCGAGTACCAGCGTGAGGGCTATGCGATGTTCCAGCAGATGATGGGGCAGATCCGCGAAGAGTCCGTCGGCTACCTGTTCAACCTCGAGGTCGAGGTGAAGAGCGCTGACGAGGTCAGCGCGTCGATCTCGGCGAAGGGGCTCGCCCGGCCGGAGGGCGAGGAGGAGAAGCTCAGCTACTCCGCCGCGGGCGAGGACGGCGACGTCGAGGTGCGCAACCAGCGCGGTCAGATCGAGAAGAGCGCCACGAATCGCGCGCGTCAGGCGGCCGCGAAGGCTGCGGCTGGTCCGGCGGCCGCGGCGGAACCCGCTCAGGCTCCGTCCGGCGGTAGGGCTCCCCAGAAGCGCCCGTCCGGCTCGGGTGCTCAGAAGACGCAGCCAGCCTCTCGTGGAGCGTTCGGCCAGTCGTCCGACGGAGCGGGGAGCGCGCCCGGCGCCAACCGTGCCCAGCGTCGAGCGAACGACCGCAAGGGGAAGTAG
- a CDS encoding Rv3235 family protein — translation MPTASSASARTRGASDVRSTHDTVARARRGEPFDIDRFFGRQATSTADLPDPAPLLENLARCVVEVLGGARELEQLARWVSEDVYRGILRRSVLAKRARILSGATVARPVLRIGSVIVTSPRDGVVEGVVIAHARRRARAVAIRLEGVDRRWRAVAIHVL, via the coding sequence ATGCCTACTGCCTCTTCAGCGAGCGCCCGCACGCGTGGCGCCTCCGACGTCCGGTCGACACACGACACCGTCGCCCGCGCCCGCCGGGGCGAGCCGTTCGACATCGACAGATTCTTCGGGCGCCAAGCCACGTCGACGGCCGACCTTCCCGACCCCGCTCCGCTGCTCGAGAACCTCGCGCGCTGCGTCGTCGAGGTGCTCGGCGGCGCTCGCGAGCTCGAGCAGCTGGCTCGATGGGTGAGCGAAGACGTCTACCGCGGGATCCTGCGTCGATCGGTCTTGGCCAAGCGCGCACGCATCCTCTCCGGCGCCACCGTCGCGCGTCCTGTACTCCGCATCGGGAGCGTGATCGTCACGAGCCCCCGGGACGGTGTCGTGGAGGGGGTCGTCATCGCCCACGCCCGTCGACGCGCCCGCGCCGTCGCGATCCGCCTGGAGGGTGTGGACCGCCGCTGGCGCGCTGTCGCCATCCACGTGCTCTGA